One Gossypium hirsutum isolate 1008001.06 chromosome A11, Gossypium_hirsutum_v2.1, whole genome shotgun sequence genomic window carries:
- the LOC107923993 gene encoding putative polyketide hydroxylase gives MGPGGPGGGPGGPGGPGGWGGGPGGWGPGPGGPGGFGPGGPGWGPGPGGPWGPGFGGPGFWPGGFFGGFADGLCNMISSCFYCLCCCWLLQDCFGRRPGYGPPPF, from the exons ATGGGACCTGGTGGACCGGGAGGAGGGCCGGGAGGACCAGGTGGACCGGGAGGATGGGGAGGAGGACCTGGTGGTTGGGGTCCTGGCCCTGGAGGACCTGGCGGATTTGGGCCCGGAGGTCCTGGTTGGGGTCCGGGACCTGGAGGTCCCTGGGGCCCTGGATTTGGAGGTCCTGGTTTTTGGCCTGGTGGGTTCTTTGGCGGCTTTGCAGATGGTTTGTGCAATATGATATCTTCCTG CTTCTACTGTCTTTGCTGTTGTTGGCTACTACAAGACTGCTTTGGTCGACGCCCTGGCTATGGTCCTCCCCCTTTCTAG
- the LOC107923992 gene encoding tubby-like F-box protein 3 yields MSIKSIIQDMKGEFGSISRRGFDVKFGYGMRSRSHRVVQDSSVPVDVFKQSCWANMPPELLRDVLMRIEASESTWPPRKNVVVCAGVCRNWREIMKEIVKTPEISCKLTFPISLKQPGPRDSLLQCYIKRNRSNQTYYLYLGLNQASNDDGKFLLAARKCRRPTCTDYIISLNCNDVSKGSSTYIGKLRSNFLGTKFTVYDAQPPNAGAKVTKSCSTRLINMKQVSPRVPAGNYPVAHISYELNVLGSRGPRRMHCVMDGIPASSIEPGGVAPTQTEFLHSNLDTFPSLLFFRSKSTRSESFQSGPLSDQKDGMLVLRNKSPRWHEQLQCWCLNFNGRVTVASVKNFQLVASPENAAAGQEHENVILQFGKVGKDVFTVDYQYPISAFQAFAICLSSFDTKIACE; encoded by the exons ATGTCGATTAAGAGCATTATCCAGGACATGAAGGGAGAATTTGGGAGTATATCAAGAAGAGGGTTTGACGTGAAATTTGGGTATGGCATGAGATCGAGGTCACATAGGGTAGTTCAGGATAGCTCAGTTCCAGTTGATGTGTTCAAGCAGAGTTGTTGGGCAAACATGCCGCCTGAGCTTTTGAGGGATGTGTTGATGAGAATAGAGGCATCAGAGAGTACTTGGCCTCCACGAAAGAATGTGGTTGTTTGTGCTGGTGTATGTAGGAATTGGAGAGAGATTATGAAGGAAATTGTGAAAACCCCAGAAATTTCTTGCAAGTTGACATTCCCAATCTCATTGAAACAG CCTGGTCCAAGGGACTCCCTCCTTCAATGTTACATAAAACGGAACCGTAGCAACCAAACATATTATCTTTACCTTGGCTTGAATCAAG CTTCCAATGATGATGGAAAGTTCCTCCTTGCTGCAAGGAAGTGCCGCCGTCCTACCTGCACAGATTATATCATCTCATTAAATTGCAATGATGTGTCAAAAGGAAGCAGTACTTACATTGGAAAGTTGAG ATCCAACTTTTTGGGGACCAAATTCACAGTCTATGATGCACAACCTCCAAATGCTGGAGCAAAAGTTACTAAAAGTTGCTCCACCAGGCTAATTAATATGAAACAAGTTTCTCCTCGTGTCCCAGCTGGCAACTATCCTGTAGCCCACATCTCTTATGAGTTGAATGTCCTGGGTTCTAG AGGTCCAAGGAGAATGCACTGCGTCATGGATGGCATCCCAGCATCTTCTATTGAACCTGGAGGTGTTGCTCCCACACAGACTGAATTCCTACACAGTAATCTGGATACCTTCCCATCACTGCTGTTCTTTAGATCAAAATCAACCCGTTCAGAGAGTTTCCAGTCTGGACCTTTGTCTGACCAGAAAGATGGAATGCTAGTATTGAGGAACAAGTCACCGAGGTGGCATGAACAACTCCAGTGCTGGTGTCTGAACTTCAATGGACGGGTAACAGTTGCATCAGTCAAAAACTTTCAGCTGGTTGCATCTCCTGAAAATGCAGCTGCTGGTCAGGAGCATGAGAATGTCATTCTCCAATTCGGTAAAGTGGGAAAGGATGTATTCACTGTGGATTATCAGTATCCTATCTCAGCTTTTCAGGCATTTGCTATATGCCTTAGTAGCTTCGATACTAAGATTGCTTGTGAGTGA